From a single Rutidosis leptorrhynchoides isolate AG116_Rl617_1_P2 chromosome 5, CSIRO_AGI_Rlap_v1, whole genome shotgun sequence genomic region:
- the LOC139847531 gene encoding serine/threonine-protein kinase PBL34-like, producing MKSSNEKGVESWYVVKSKGKKKKKNKLKKSDNEIVVIDDEREVTTTGCWNRFKSMGSCISSRSKVDTSISGISTNYDETKSTVIDTSKDRSSVPIISSTNTSTGESTSSTQKLEEELKIASRLRKFAFNDLKLATRNFRPESLLGEGGFGCVFKGWIEENGTAPVKPGTGLTVAVKTLNHDGLQGHKEWLAEVNYLGDLIHPNLVKLIGYCIEDDQRLLAYEFMPRGSLENHLFRRSLPLPWSIRMKIAFGAAKGLAFLHEEAKKPVIYRDFKTSNILLDAEYNAKLSDFGLAKDAPEGDKTHVSTRVMGTYGYAAPEYVMTGHLTAKSDVYSFGVVLLEMLTGRRSMDKNRPNGEHNLVEWARPHLGERRRFYKLIDPRLEGHFSIKGAQKAAQLAARCLSRDPKVRPLMSEVVDSLKPLPALKDMASASYYFQTIQAERVGVSPNGRNGTRTQNGSLVRNGSQHPRSLSISSSTRASPFNLQSNQNSPKPNEKK from the exons ATGAAATCTAGTAATGAAAAAGGGGTGGAATCTTGGTATGTTGTGAAATCAAAGggtaagaaaaagaagaagaataaactTAAGAAAAGTGATAATGAAATTGTTGTGATTGATGATGAAAGGGAGGTTACTACAACTGGATGTTGGAACAGATTCAAATCAATGGGCAGTTGTATTTCTTCAAGATCTAAAGTTGATACTTCTATCAGTGGCATCAGTACTAATTATGATG AAACTAAATCAACAGTAATCGATACAAGCAAAGATCGATCGTCTGTTCCAATAATCTCATCAACAAACACAAGCACAGGAGAAAGCACGTCATCGACCCAAAAGTTAGAAGAAGAACTAAAAATTGCTTCCCGTCTTAGAAAATTTGCTTTTAATGATCTTAAATTGGCAACACGAAACTTTAGACCCGAAAGTCTTCTTGGTGAaggtggttttgggtgtgtatttaaAGGATGGATTGAAGAAAACGGGACCGCACCCGTAAAACCCGGCACGGGTCTTACAGTTGCTGTTAAAACTCTCAATCATGACGGGCTTCAAGGCCATAAAGAATGGCTG GCGGAAGTAAATTATTTAGGTGATCTCATTCATCCAAATTTGGTTAAATTGATTGGTTATTGCATTGAAGATGATCAACGTTTGCTAGCGTATGAGTTTATGCCTCGAGGGAGCTTGGAAAATCATTTGTTTAGAA GGTCCTTACCACTTCCGTGGTCCATTAGAATGAAAATCGCATTTGGGGCTGCAAAGGGTCTTGCTTTTCTTCATGAAGAAGCTAAAAAACCTGTGATTTATCGCGATTTCAAAACGTCTAACATTTTGCTAGATGCA GAGTATAATGCAAAGCTTTCTGATTTCGGTCTTGCTAAAGATGCCCCGGAGGGTGATAAAACCCATGTATCTACTCGAGTCATGGGTACATATGGTTATGCAGCCCCAGAATATGTAATGACAG GGCATCTAACTGCAAAGAGTGATGTATATAGTTTTGGCGTCGTTTTACTAGAGATGTTAACGGGTCGAAGATCAATGGACAAAAACCGACCCAACGGTGAACACAATCTCGTTGAGTGGGCCCGACCACATTTAGGAGAACGAAGAAGGTTTTATAAGTTGATCGACCCGCGTCTCGAGGGTCATTTTTCTATAAAAGGGGCCCAAAAGGCGGCCCAGTTAGCGGCCCGTTGTTTGAGCCGGGACCCGAAAGTCAGACCGCTTATGAGTGAAGTTGTTGATTCTTTAAAGCCTTTGCCAGCTTTAAAGGATATGGCAAGCGCATCGTATTACTTTCAGACCATTCAAGCCGAACGGGTCGGGGTAAGTCCAAATGGGCGTAATGGTACTCGAACTCAAAATGGGTCGTTGGTAAGAAACGGGTCTCAGCATCCTAGAAGCCTTTCGATTTCAAGTAGTACGCGTGCGTCGCCTTTTAATCTGCAGTCGAATCAGAACTCGCCTAAACCGAatgagaagaagtag